A portion of the Archocentrus centrarchus isolate MPI-CPG fArcCen1 chromosome 19, fArcCen1, whole genome shotgun sequence genome contains these proteins:
- the dhrs7cb gene encoding LOW QUALITY PROTEIN: dehydrogenase/reductase (SDR family) member 7Cb (The sequence of the model RefSeq protein was modified relative to this genomic sequence to represent the inferred CDS: inserted 4 bases in 3 codons; substituted 1 base at 1 genomic stop codon): MGLPSVMVLAPADRLAAGVVLIXNEXLALHAKSLVRNKVVVITDAVSGVGTECAHLFHKGGARLILCGTSWDKLESLYDSLTTDADPREVRNLYVAPKLVILDFSDMDSMEDVIAEVVECYGCVDVLICNSSMKLKAPVQSISLEQDRNVMDVNYFGPSTLAKGVLPTMISRRSGHIVLVNSIQGRLAVPFRSSYAASKHAAQAFFDCXRAEVEEYGIVVSTISHTFINASEPPPVEEPAPKPNPLAAFIASQLTHGVRPSVLASEXMQTVNRKRKEVLLAHPIPRVALHLRSFFPPFLFALLAAGVKDSVLAEQMQ; this comes from the exons ATGGGCCTGCCCTCGGTGATGGTGCTTGCCCCTGCTGATCGTCTGGCAGCGGGGGTTGTACTAATCTAAAACGA TCTTGCACTTCATGCCAAGTCATTAGTACGAAACAAAGTGGTGGTGATCACCGATGCTGTGTCTGGGGTGGGGACTG agtGTGCCCATCTCTTCCATAAGGGTGGTGCCAGACTGATTCTTTGTGGGACGAGTTGGGATAAGCTGGAGTCTCTGTATGACTCTTTGACTACTGATGCTGACCCCAGAGAGGTGAGGAATTTAT ACGTTGCCCCGAAGTTGGTGATTTTGGACTTCAGTGACATGGACAGTATGGAGGACGTGATCGCTGAGGTGGTGGAGTGTTACGGTTGTGTGGACGTGCTGATCTGCAACAGCAGTATGAAGCTGAAAGCGCCGGTTCAGAGTATCTCCCTGGAGCAGGACAGAAATGTCATGGATGTTAACTACTTCGGCCCGAGCACGCTGGCCAAAG GAGTTCTTCCAACGATGATCTCAAGACGATCGGGCCACATTGTGCTGGTCAACAGCATCCAGGGCAGACTGGCGGTCCCATTTAGAAGTTCGT ATGCGGCGTCCAAGCACGCGGCGCAGGCCTTCTTCGACT TGCGAGCGGAAGTGGAGGAATACGGAATAGTTGTCAGCACCATCAGTCACACCTTCATCAATGCTTCGGAGCCGCCGCCTGTAGAGGAGCCGGCTCCCAAACCCAACCCGCTGGCTGCAT TTATCGCCAGCCAGCTGACCCATGGTGTGCGCCCGTCAGTCCTGGCCAGTG ATATGCAAACTgtgaacaggaagaggaaggaggtTCTGCTGGCCCACCCCATCCCCAGGGTGGCTCTCCACCTGCGCTCCTTCTTCCCCCCCTTCCTCTTCGCTCTGCTGGCTGCTGGAGTGAAGGACTCAGTGCTGGCTGAGCAGATGCAGTAG